In one Bordetella pertussis 18323 genomic region, the following are encoded:
- a CDS encoding isochorismatase family protein, whose translation MSALLQANQATLLIVDMQGRLMPAIHDGQAVLAAAHKPAQAARLLDVPVVATEHHARMLGVTVAPLDTQIQARFPKMHFSATREPGFTAWLPPARKTILVAGCEAHICVLQTVLGLLEEGYRALLVSDAAGSRKPADHHAALRRARGAGAEIVTTEMAIFEWMETCEHPKFRDVLRLVK comes from the coding sequence ATGTCCGCACTGCTGCAAGCCAACCAGGCCACGCTGCTCATCGTGGACATGCAGGGCCGCCTCATGCCCGCCATCCACGACGGCCAGGCCGTGCTGGCCGCCGCGCACAAGCCGGCGCAGGCGGCCCGCCTGCTGGATGTCCCCGTGGTGGCCACCGAACACCATGCGCGCATGCTGGGCGTCACGGTGGCGCCGCTGGACACGCAGATCCAGGCCCGTTTCCCCAAGATGCATTTCTCGGCCACGCGCGAGCCCGGTTTCACCGCCTGGCTGCCGCCGGCCCGCAAGACCATACTCGTGGCCGGCTGCGAAGCGCACATCTGCGTGCTGCAAACCGTGCTGGGCCTGCTCGAGGAAGGCTACCGCGCCTTGCTGGTCTCGGATGCCGCCGGCTCGCGCAAGCCGGCCGATCACCATGCGGCCTTGCGCCGCGCGCGCGGCGCCGGCGCCGAAATCGTCACCACCGAGATGGCGATTTTCGAATGGATGGAAACTTGCGAACATCCCAAGTTTCGCGACGTGTTACGTTTGGTCAAATGA
- a CDS encoding aminodeoxychorismate synthase component I: MECRFEDRLAGRALRLAGDPIRIEARSVDAVAPALREIERARAGGRWIALLLDYELGEWLLPEALRAPASGAAPAPREDGRARLTALAFERAEVEAPWPAPATPAARIVSVAPRMARDDYLRAVDAIRELIAAGELYQVNYTQPLDVRIEGDPRLLYRQIAARHPVGNGAYIEDGERTILSFSPELFVARQGERLVTRPMKGTAPRHADPAEDARLGRELLASDKNRAENLMIVDLLRNDLGRLATPGSVKVDALFSLERYPTVWTMTSTVSAHAPHAGLADVLRALFPCGSITGAPKIAAMRRIRQMEAAPRGLYCGSIGWLAPDGDFSLNVAIRTLVLDRAGHGVYGVGGGIVHDSDAAQEWQECHWKARILG; this comes from the coding sequence ATGGAATGCCGTTTTGAAGACCGGCTGGCCGGACGCGCCCTGCGCCTGGCCGGCGACCCGATCCGCATCGAGGCGCGCAGCGTCGACGCCGTGGCGCCCGCCCTGCGGGAGATCGAGCGGGCGCGCGCCGGCGGCCGCTGGATCGCGCTGCTGCTCGACTACGAACTGGGCGAATGGCTGCTGCCGGAGGCCTTGCGGGCGCCCGCGTCCGGGGCGGCGCCCGCGCCCCGCGAGGACGGCCGGGCGCGCCTGACCGCGCTGGCCTTCGAGCGCGCCGAGGTCGAAGCGCCCTGGCCCGCGCCCGCCACGCCGGCGGCGCGCATCGTCTCGGTCGCGCCGCGTATGGCGCGGGACGACTATCTGCGCGCGGTCGACGCCATCCGCGAGCTGATCGCCGCGGGCGAGCTGTACCAGGTCAACTACACCCAGCCGCTGGACGTGCGCATCGAGGGCGACCCCCGCCTACTGTACCGGCAGATCGCGGCGCGCCATCCCGTGGGGAACGGCGCCTACATCGAGGACGGCGAACGCACCATCCTGTCGTTCTCGCCGGAACTGTTCGTGGCGCGCCAGGGCGAACGCCTGGTGACGCGCCCGATGAAAGGCACCGCGCCGCGGCACGCCGATCCGGCCGAAGACGCGCGGCTGGGGCGCGAGCTGCTGGCCAGCGACAAGAACCGCGCCGAAAACCTCATGATCGTCGACCTGCTGCGCAACGACCTGGGGCGCCTGGCCACGCCGGGCTCGGTCAAGGTCGATGCCCTGTTCTCGCTGGAACGCTACCCCACCGTGTGGACCATGACCTCGACCGTCTCGGCCCATGCGCCGCACGCCGGCCTGGCCGACGTGCTGCGCGCGCTGTTTCCCTGCGGCTCGATCACCGGCGCGCCCAAGATCGCCGCGATGCGGCGCATTCGCCAGATGGAGGCGGCGCCGCGCGGGCTGTATTGCGGCAGTATCGGCTGGCTGGCGCCCGATGGCGATTTCTCGCTCAACGTGGCGATCCGCACGCTGGTGCTGGATCGCGCCGGCCACGGCGTGTACGGCGTGGGCGGCGGTATCGTGCACGACTCGGACGCCGCGCAGGAATGGCAGGAATGCCATTGGAAAGCGCGCATCCTGGGCTGA
- a CDS encoding ABC transporter substrate-binding protein, with the protein MRRTMIAIAIAAACALPSIGQAKTFRWASQGDILTFDPHSQNEGMTIAANSYVYEPLVAYDKDFKVVPALATEWTQVSPTLYRFKLREGVKFHDGAPFTAEDAVFSIHRAMAPTSNYKAYITGIKEARKIDDYTIEIETSAPNPVLLRQLPNVFIMNKAWSEKHNVAKPQDFVNKEETFAARNTNGTGAYKLKSREVDVRTVFVENTEWWNKDRKIGNVTEVVFTPIKQNATRTAALLSGEIDFVLDPAAQDLERLRQQAKVVEGNEYRTIYFGFDQKRPELLYSSVKGKNPFADVRVREALYRAIDVEAIKRAVMRGLSAPTGTMIAPQVHGWTEALHKRVPYDPEKARALLKEAGYDGTLSFTLDCPNNRYINDEAICQAVVGMWAKVGVKASLNAMPRATYFPKVQSRDTSAFLFGWGVPTFDAMYTLQNLVRTKGEGADGMYNLGDYSNKEADAIIDRIKTETDPAKRDADIVRALEIHAQEFGHIPLHDQVIPWAMRKNVTVIHRADNRLSADWVRID; encoded by the coding sequence ATGCGCCGCACCATGATTGCTATCGCGATCGCCGCTGCTTGCGCCCTGCCGTCGATCGGGCAGGCGAAGACTTTCCGCTGGGCTTCGCAGGGCGACATTCTCACGTTCGACCCGCATTCGCAAAACGAAGGCATGACGATTGCCGCCAACAGCTATGTGTACGAACCGCTGGTGGCCTATGACAAGGATTTCAAGGTGGTGCCGGCGCTGGCCACCGAATGGACCCAGGTCTCGCCCACGCTGTATCGCTTCAAGCTGCGCGAGGGCGTGAAGTTCCACGACGGCGCGCCGTTCACCGCCGAGGATGCGGTGTTCTCGATCCATCGCGCCATGGCGCCCACCTCGAACTACAAGGCGTACATCACGGGCATCAAGGAAGCGCGCAAGATCGACGACTACACCATCGAGATCGAAACCAGCGCGCCCAACCCGGTGCTGCTGCGGCAGCTGCCCAACGTGTTCATCATGAACAAGGCCTGGTCGGAGAAGCACAACGTCGCCAAGCCGCAGGACTTCGTCAACAAGGAAGAAACCTTCGCGGCGCGCAACACCAACGGCACCGGCGCCTACAAGCTGAAGTCGCGCGAGGTGGACGTGCGCACGGTGTTCGTCGAGAACACCGAGTGGTGGAACAAGGACAGGAAGATCGGCAACGTCACGGAAGTGGTCTTCACCCCGATCAAGCAGAACGCCACCCGCACCGCCGCGCTGCTGTCCGGCGAGATCGACTTCGTGCTCGATCCGGCCGCGCAGGACCTGGAGCGCCTGCGCCAGCAGGCCAAGGTGGTGGAGGGCAACGAGTACCGCACCATCTATTTCGGCTTCGACCAGAAGCGCCCGGAGCTGCTGTATTCCAGCGTCAAGGGCAAGAACCCGTTCGCCGACGTGCGCGTGCGCGAGGCGCTGTACCGCGCCATCGACGTCGAGGCGATCAAGCGCGCGGTCATGCGCGGCTTGTCGGCGCCGACCGGCACCATGATCGCGCCGCAGGTGCATGGCTGGACCGAAGCCCTGCACAAGCGCGTGCCCTACGACCCCGAGAAGGCGCGCGCGCTGCTCAAGGAGGCGGGCTATGACGGTACGCTCAGTTTCACGCTGGACTGCCCCAACAACCGCTACATCAACGACGAGGCGATCTGCCAGGCCGTGGTGGGCATGTGGGCCAAGGTGGGCGTGAAGGCCTCGTTGAACGCCATGCCGCGCGCCACCTATTTCCCCAAGGTGCAGTCGCGCGACACCAGCGCCTTCCTGTTCGGCTGGGGCGTGCCGACCTTCGACGCCATGTACACGCTGCAGAACCTGGTGCGCACCAAGGGCGAGGGCGCCGACGGCATGTACAACCTGGGCGACTACAGCAACAAGGAAGCCGACGCGATCATCGACCGCATCAAGACCGAGACCGACCCGGCCAAGCGCGACGCCGACATCGTCCGCGCGCTCGAAATCCATGCCCAGGAGTTCGGCCATATTCCGCTGCACGACCAGGTCATTCCCTGGGCCATGCGCAAGAACGTGACGGTGATCCATCGGGCCGACAATCGCCTGTCGGCCGACTGGGTGCGTATCGACTGA
- a CDS encoding glycosyltransferase family 2 protein: MIDSQFQFTVLTPTYNRAVTLHRVFQSLQRQTCRDFEWVVVDDGSTDNTHEVVRAWQAQADFPIRYVWQHNQHKKTAFNRGVREARGMLVVGLDSDDEIPPDALAILKDAWEGIPADRRETYVAVTGLCARPDGSIVGDRFPQDVFDSTAVDMYFRYRVQGEKFGAMRADVLRRFPFPEDVAGFVPESLVWWAISRAGYLSRFINRVVRVYHDTPGGLSQGGVSLSSNIQGLYLLAWDMLQHHLDWFRYRPREFIMAAARYTRFRLHLDNSGLPTAVQAYRLTQPSARLLVLLMWPLGYLLYRRDRRRGVA; this comes from the coding sequence ATGATCGATTCGCAATTCCAATTCACGGTGCTGACGCCCACGTATAACCGGGCCGTCACGTTGCACCGAGTGTTCCAGTCACTGCAACGCCAGACCTGTCGGGATTTCGAATGGGTCGTCGTCGACGATGGTTCCACCGACAATACGCACGAGGTGGTGCGGGCCTGGCAGGCGCAGGCGGATTTTCCCATCCGCTATGTGTGGCAGCACAACCAGCACAAGAAAACCGCCTTCAACCGCGGCGTGCGCGAAGCGCGCGGCATGCTGGTGGTGGGCCTGGACAGCGACGACGAAATCCCGCCCGACGCCCTGGCCATACTCAAGGACGCCTGGGAGGGCATACCCGCCGACCGGCGCGAGACCTATGTGGCGGTCACCGGCCTGTGCGCGCGGCCCGACGGTTCCATCGTGGGCGACCGCTTCCCGCAGGATGTCTTCGACAGCACGGCGGTGGACATGTACTTCCGCTACCGCGTGCAGGGCGAGAAATTCGGCGCCATGCGCGCCGATGTGCTGCGCCGCTTTCCGTTTCCCGAGGACGTGGCCGGCTTCGTGCCGGAAAGCCTGGTGTGGTGGGCGATCTCGCGCGCCGGCTATCTCAGCCGCTTCATCAACCGGGTCGTGCGTGTGTACCACGACACGCCGGGCGGCCTGAGCCAGGGCGGCGTGTCCCTGAGCAGCAATATCCAGGGCCTGTACCTGCTGGCCTGGGACATGCTGCAGCATCACCTGGACTGGTTTCGCTACCGGCCGCGGGAGTTCATCATGGCGGCGGCGCGCTACACGCGTTTTCGCCTGCACCTGGACAACTCCGGCCTGCCCACCGCGGTGCAGGCGTACCGGCTGACCCAGCCGTCCGCGCGGCTGCTGGTCCTGCTGATGTGGCCGCTGGGCTATCTGCTGTATCGCCGCGATCGCCGCCGCGGCGTGGCCTGA
- the uvrA gene encoding excinuclease ABC subunit UvrA has product MSSQIRIVGARQNNLKNLDLTIATGELVVVTGVSGSGKSSLAFDTLYAEGQRRYVETFSPYARQFLDRMDKPQVDRIEGILPAIAIDQTNPVRSSRSTVGTMTELNDHLKLLFARGARLYCRGCGKQVRRDTPESVFHSLAGRAAALGDPRLVVTFPIAVPANFTEDEVRGFLDQQGYTRVHAEEAASAAAPAPKARRGKSAKGAKDGAAPVARRILHVVQDRFRFAAAERERVMEALDTALRMGAGHLAVYAMGEEGGADQAVWKYSDRLHCADCDIEYTDPLPSSFSFNSPLGACEACRGFGRVIGIDIGLVIPDENKTLLEGAIKPWQTPSFKECQDDMIKYAPRAGIPLSVPWKSMTPEQRGWVLHGDPDWKGGNQAWKTQWYGVHKFFAWLESKAYKMHVRVLLSKYRSYTPCPTCHGARLKPDALLWRLGSRAEADAVLPPGEGRYQRFMPAGTSWSRPQLEALDGLSVHDVMQLPIERVRRFFDGLRFEGVLDAAADLLMTEVRARLKFLCDVGLGYLTLDRQSRTLSGGEVQRINLTTALGTSLVNTLFVLDEPSIGLHPRDMHRVVEVMHRLRDAGNTLVVVEHDPQVMVAADRIIDIGPGPGERGGRIVFDGSPAQLRAANTLTGDYLGGRQRVEAPRPMPVANNTPRLILEGATAHNLNNVSIELPLGRLVCVTGVSGSGKSTLVQDVLYPALLKQKGKPSEAPGAFDRLLGAEQIADVVMVDQTPIGKTARSNPASYVGAFDAIRKLYAQAALSKERGYTAGTFSFNSGDGRCPTCGGTGFEHVEMQFLSDVYLRCPDCDGKRFRPEVLEVRVEHLGKSASIDQVLEMTVSEALEFFKGLRDVQTGLAPLADVGLEYVRLGQPVPTLSGGEAQRLKLAGHLAEAARSGISTAKVAKKGSLFLFDEPTTGLHFDDVARLMRAFRKLLAAGHTLLVIEHNLDVIRAADWLIDLGPEGGDAGGEVVGVGTPQDLMANDRSHTGLALRDYEGSILPVAPVSALAEPAAAYGEEAGTPLQSLMRRRRQAAQSIEIRNAREHNLKNVNVEIPRDKFTVITGVSGSGKSTLAFDILFNEGQRRYLESLNAYARAIVQPAGKPDVDAIFGIPPTVAIEQRTSRGGRKSTVATMTEIHHFLRLLYVKLGTQYCPDCKVAVEPQNADQIVARLLREHKGQHIGVLAPLVTARKGYYTDLAKWAGSKGHTHLRVDGAFIPVSPWPRLDRYKEHTIELPVADVVVDPGNEAALRDAVRQALEHGQGVLSVVYPLDRLRAGLDGDLQQQHFSVKRACPSCGISFPEPDPRLFSYNSKHGWCGGCFGTGLQLQGFDAEQTGEETAWNAWYEGEARTCTVCHGQRLNRVALAVRWRDRSIAELAALPVSDAHTFFTGLVTRGREGEIARDILAEIRGRLNFMQEVGLSYLALDRAAPTLSGGEAQRIRLAAQLGSNLQGVCYVLDEPTIGLHPRDNRILLDALARLEGNGNTLVVVEHDDDTIRRASHIIDIGPGAGIRGGRVVAQGSAQDLIDAPESVTGRYLAKPLAHPLNGRRAVTADTPMIRVHGARLHNLRSVDASIPIGRLSVVTGVSGSGKSTLAREVLLDNLVQAVSQGKAPGWSGCERITGWEVIDRVLEVDQTPIGKTPRSCPATYVGFWDDVRKQFADTREARMRGWTAARFSFNTGDGRCPICEGQGMRTIEMSFLPDVKVPCDACNGARFSSDTLSVQMRGKNAGELLAMEVDDAIGYFAAHPKIHRPLQLMQDVGLGYLTLGQPSPTLSGGEAQRIKLVTELSKARLTEGVITTGRASRAPHTLYVLDEPTVGLSMADVEKLIHVLHRLVEAGNTVVVIEHNLDVIAEADWLLDLGPEGGSGGGQLVAEGSPEHVVSLRERSHTGRVLSEFLQQ; this is encoded by the coding sequence ATGAGCTCCCAGATCCGCATCGTTGGCGCCCGCCAGAACAATCTCAAGAACCTCGACCTGACCATCGCCACCGGCGAACTCGTGGTGGTAACCGGGGTGTCCGGCTCGGGCAAAAGCTCGCTGGCCTTCGACACCCTGTATGCCGAAGGACAACGCCGCTACGTCGAGACCTTCTCGCCCTACGCGCGCCAGTTCCTCGACCGCATGGACAAGCCGCAGGTCGACCGCATCGAAGGCATCCTGCCGGCGATCGCCATCGACCAGACCAACCCGGTGCGCAGCTCGCGCAGCACGGTCGGCACCATGACCGAGCTCAACGATCACCTGAAGCTGCTGTTCGCGCGCGGCGCGCGGCTGTACTGTCGCGGCTGCGGCAAGCAGGTGCGGCGCGATACACCCGAGTCGGTGTTCCATTCGCTGGCCGGGCGCGCGGCCGCGCTGGGAGATCCGCGCCTGGTGGTGACCTTCCCCATCGCGGTGCCGGCCAATTTCACCGAGGACGAGGTGCGCGGCTTCCTCGACCAGCAGGGCTACACGCGCGTGCATGCCGAGGAAGCCGCCAGCGCCGCCGCGCCCGCGCCCAAGGCGCGCCGCGGCAAAAGCGCCAAGGGCGCCAAGGACGGCGCCGCGCCGGTCGCGCGCCGCATCCTGCACGTCGTGCAGGACCGCTTCCGCTTTGCCGCAGCCGAGCGCGAGCGCGTCATGGAGGCGCTGGATACCGCGCTGCGCATGGGCGCGGGCCATCTGGCGGTGTACGCCATGGGCGAGGAAGGCGGCGCCGACCAGGCGGTCTGGAAATACAGCGACCGGCTGCACTGCGCCGACTGCGACATCGAATACACCGATCCGCTGCCCAGCAGCTTCTCGTTCAACTCGCCGCTGGGCGCCTGCGAAGCCTGCCGCGGCTTCGGGCGGGTGATCGGCATCGACATCGGGCTGGTGATTCCCGACGAGAACAAGACCTTGCTGGAAGGCGCGATCAAGCCGTGGCAGACGCCTTCGTTCAAGGAATGCCAGGACGACATGATCAAGTACGCGCCGCGCGCCGGCATCCCGCTGTCGGTGCCATGGAAATCCATGACGCCCGAACAGCGCGGCTGGGTGCTGCACGGCGACCCCGACTGGAAAGGCGGCAACCAGGCCTGGAAGACGCAGTGGTACGGCGTGCACAAGTTCTTCGCGTGGCTGGAGAGCAAGGCCTACAAGATGCATGTGCGGGTGCTGCTGTCGAAATACCGTAGCTATACCCCCTGCCCCACCTGCCACGGCGCGCGCCTGAAACCCGACGCCCTGCTGTGGCGCCTGGGCAGCCGCGCCGAGGCCGATGCGGTGCTGCCGCCAGGCGAAGGCCGCTACCAGCGCTTCATGCCGGCCGGCACCAGCTGGAGCCGGCCGCAGCTCGAGGCGCTGGACGGCCTGTCCGTCCACGATGTGATGCAGCTGCCCATCGAACGCGTGCGCCGCTTCTTCGACGGCCTGCGCTTCGAGGGCGTGCTGGACGCCGCGGCCGACCTGCTGATGACCGAAGTGCGCGCGCGCCTGAAGTTCCTGTGCGACGTCGGGCTGGGCTATCTCACGCTGGACCGCCAGAGCCGTACGCTGTCGGGCGGCGAAGTGCAGCGCATCAACCTCACCACGGCGCTGGGCACCTCGCTGGTCAACACGCTGTTCGTGCTGGACGAGCCCTCGATCGGCCTGCATCCGCGCGACATGCATCGCGTGGTCGAGGTCATGCACCGCCTGCGCGACGCCGGCAACACGCTGGTGGTGGTCGAGCACGACCCGCAGGTCATGGTGGCCGCCGACCGCATCATCGATATCGGCCCCGGCCCCGGCGAGCGCGGCGGACGCATCGTGTTCGACGGATCGCCGGCACAGCTGCGCGCCGCCAATACCCTGACCGGCGATTACCTGGGCGGGCGCCAGCGCGTGGAGGCCCCCCGGCCCATGCCGGTGGCCAACAATACGCCGCGGCTCATCCTCGAAGGCGCCACCGCGCACAACCTGAACAACGTGTCGATCGAACTGCCGCTGGGCCGACTGGTGTGCGTCACGGGCGTGTCCGGCTCGGGCAAATCGACGCTGGTGCAGGACGTGCTCTACCCCGCCCTGCTCAAGCAGAAGGGCAAGCCGTCCGAAGCGCCCGGCGCGTTCGATCGCCTGCTGGGCGCCGAGCAGATCGCCGACGTGGTGATGGTGGACCAGACGCCCATCGGCAAGACGGCGCGCTCCAACCCGGCCAGCTACGTCGGCGCATTCGACGCGATCCGCAAGCTGTACGCCCAGGCGGCGCTGTCCAAGGAGCGCGGCTACACCGCCGGCACCTTCAGCTTCAACAGCGGCGACGGACGCTGCCCGACCTGCGGCGGCACCGGTTTCGAGCACGTCGAAATGCAGTTCCTGTCCGACGTCTACCTGCGCTGCCCCGATTGCGACGGCAAGCGGTTCCGCCCCGAAGTGCTGGAGGTGCGCGTCGAGCACCTGGGCAAGAGCGCCTCGATCGACCAGGTGCTGGAAATGACGGTCAGCGAGGCGCTGGAATTCTTCAAGGGACTGCGCGACGTGCAGACCGGCCTGGCGCCGCTGGCCGACGTGGGCCTGGAGTACGTGCGGCTGGGCCAGCCCGTGCCCACGCTGTCGGGCGGCGAGGCGCAGCGGCTCAAGCTGGCCGGCCACCTGGCCGAGGCGGCGCGCAGCGGCATCTCCACCGCCAAGGTTGCCAAGAAGGGCAGCCTGTTCCTGTTCGACGAGCCCACCACCGGCCTGCACTTCGACGACGTGGCGCGCCTGATGCGCGCCTTCCGCAAGCTGCTGGCCGCCGGCCATACGCTGCTGGTGATCGAACACAACCTGGACGTCATCCGCGCCGCCGACTGGCTGATCGACCTGGGCCCGGAAGGCGGCGACGCCGGCGGCGAAGTGGTGGGCGTGGGCACGCCGCAGGACCTGATGGCCAATGACCGCTCGCATACCGGCCTGGCGCTGCGCGACTACGAAGGCAGCATCCTGCCCGTGGCGCCGGTCAGCGCGCTGGCCGAGCCGGCCGCCGCCTATGGCGAGGAAGCCGGCACGCCGCTGCAATCGCTGATGCGCCGGCGCCGCCAGGCGGCCCAGTCCATCGAGATCCGCAACGCGCGCGAGCACAACCTGAAGAACGTCAACGTCGAGATCCCGCGCGACAAGTTCACGGTCATCACGGGCGTGTCCGGGTCGGGCAAGTCGACCCTGGCCTTCGACATCCTGTTCAACGAAGGCCAGCGGCGCTACCTCGAATCGCTCAACGCCTATGCGCGCGCCATCGTGCAGCCTGCCGGCAAGCCCGACGTGGACGCCATCTTCGGCATCCCGCCCACCGTGGCGATCGAACAGCGCACCAGCCGCGGCGGACGCAAGTCGACCGTGGCCACCATGACGGAAATCCATCACTTCCTGCGCCTGCTGTACGTCAAGCTGGGCACCCAGTACTGCCCCGATTGCAAGGTGGCGGTCGAGCCGCAGAACGCCGACCAGATCGTGGCGCGCCTGCTGCGCGAACACAAGGGCCAGCACATCGGCGTGCTGGCGCCGCTGGTGACGGCGCGCAAGGGCTACTACACCGACCTGGCCAAATGGGCAGGCAGCAAGGGCCACACCCATCTGCGCGTCGACGGCGCCTTCATCCCGGTCAGCCCCTGGCCGCGCCTGGACCGCTACAAGGAACACACCATCGAACTGCCGGTGGCCGATGTGGTGGTCGACCCCGGCAACGAAGCGGCGCTGCGCGATGCCGTGCGGCAGGCCCTGGAGCATGGGCAGGGCGTGCTGAGCGTGGTGTACCCGCTGGACCGGCTGCGCGCAGGCCTGGATGGCGATCTGCAACAGCAGCACTTCTCGGTCAAGCGCGCCTGCCCGTCGTGCGGCATCAGCTTCCCCGAGCCCGATCCGCGCCTGTTCTCGTACAACTCCAAGCACGGCTGGTGCGGCGGCTGCTTCGGCACCGGCCTGCAGCTGCAGGGCTTCGACGCCGAACAGACCGGCGAGGAAACCGCCTGGAACGCCTGGTACGAAGGCGAAGCCAGGACCTGCACGGTATGCCATGGCCAGCGCCTGAACCGCGTCGCGCTGGCGGTGCGCTGGCGCGACCGCTCGATCGCCGAGCTGGCGGCGCTGCCCGTCTCCGACGCCCATACCTTCTTCACCGGCCTGGTCACGCGCGGCCGCGAAGGCGAGATCGCGCGCGACATCCTGGCGGAAATCCGCGGCCGGCTCAATTTCATGCAGGAGGTCGGGCTGAGTTATCTGGCGCTGGACCGCGCCGCGCCCACGCTCTCGGGCGGCGAGGCGCAGCGCATCCGGCTGGCCGCGCAACTGGGCTCCAACCTGCAGGGCGTGTGCTACGTGCTGGACGAACCCACCATCGGCCTGCATCCGCGCGACAACCGCATCCTGCTCGACGCGCTGGCGCGCCTGGAAGGCAATGGCAACACCCTGGTGGTGGTGGAACACGACGACGACACCATCCGGCGCGCCTCGCACATCATCGATATCGGCCCAGGCGCGGGTATCCGCGGCGGCCGTGTGGTGGCGCAGGGCAGCGCGCAGGACCTGATCGACGCCCCCGAGTCGGTCACCGGCCGCTACCTGGCCAAGCCGCTGGCGCACCCGCTCAACGGCCGCCGCGCCGTCACCGCGGACACGCCCATGATCCGCGTGCACGGCGCGCGCCTGCACAACCTGCGCAGCGTGGACGCCAGCATTCCGATCGGGCGCCTGAGCGTGGTGACCGGCGTGTCCGGTTCGGGCAAATCCACCCTGGCGCGCGAAGTGCTGCTGGACAACCTGGTCCAGGCCGTGTCGCAGGGCAAGGCGCCGGGCTGGAGCGGCTGCGAACGCATCACCGGCTGGGAGGTCATCGATCGCGTGCTCGAGGTCGACCAGACCCCCATCGGCAAAACGCCGCGCTCGTGTCCCGCCACCTATGTCGGGTTCTGGGACGATGTGCGCAAGCAATTCGCCGATACGCGCGAGGCGCGCATGCGCGGCTGGACCGCGGCGCGCTTCTCGTTCAATACTGGCGACGGCCGCTGCCCGATCTGCGAGGGCCAGGGCATGCGCACCATCGAAATGAGTTTCCTGCCCGATGTGAAGGTGCCCTGCGACGCATGCAACGGCGCGCGCTTCAGCAGCGATACCCTGAGCGTGCAGATGCGCGGCAAGAACGCCGGCGAACTGCTGGCCATGGAAGTGGACGACGCCATCGGCTACTTCGCCGCGCATCCGAAAATCCACCGTCCGCTGCAATTGATGCAGGACGTCGGCCTGGGCTACCTGACGCTGGGCCAGCCCTCGCCCACGCTCTCCGGCGGCGAGGCGCAACGCATCAAGCTGGTCACGGAGCTGTCGAAGGCGCGCCTGACCGAAGGCGTCATCACCACCGGGCGCGCCTCGCGCGCGCCGCACACGCTGTATGTGCTGGACGAACCCACGGTGGGCCTGTCGATGGCCGATGTGGAGAAGCTGATCCATGTGCTGCACCGGCTGGTCGAAGCCGGCAATACCGTGGTGGTGATCGAACACAACCTGGACGTGATCGCCGAAGCCGACTGGCTGCTCGACCTGGGGCCCGAAGGGGGCAGCGGCGGCGGCCAATTGGTGGCCGAGGGTTCGCCCGAACACGTGGTAAGTTTGCGCGAGCGTTCGCACACCGGGCGCGTACTCAGTGAGTTCCTGCAGCAGTAG
- a CDS encoding DMT family transporter gives MRSIPSPPGAAQPQPRHMAFPLLATTIWSVNMVVTKMAADVIAPASIGFYRWVLAGLLLAPFALPGVLRQWPQIRPNLGRLAVLGGLGMALYQGLMYVAAGTTTATNMGIITAMVPLLTVVVGSLVLRERPALTAILGAVVSLAGLGILLGEGNPLRLLALGGSRGDALMGLAALAYALYGVLLRKWPMSVGPWQSLFVQVLFGIVFQLPAFLLTPASSLNAQNIPLVLYAGIFPSLFAPFLWMQGVRYLGPNRASIFLNLMPVVTVAIAAAFLGETPHLYHIAGGLMALAGVSLAQWRPARRRA, from the coding sequence ATGCGCAGCATCCCTTCGCCGCCCGGCGCCGCCCAGCCGCAGCCGCGCCACATGGCGTTTCCCCTGCTGGCGACGACGATCTGGTCGGTCAACATGGTGGTAACCAAAATGGCGGCCGACGTGATCGCGCCAGCCTCCATCGGTTTCTACCGCTGGGTGCTGGCCGGCCTGCTGCTGGCGCCGTTCGCCCTGCCCGGAGTGCTGCGGCAATGGCCGCAGATCCGGCCCAACCTCGGCAGGTTGGCGGTCCTGGGCGGCCTCGGCATGGCCTTGTACCAGGGCCTGATGTACGTGGCGGCGGGCACGACCACCGCCACCAACATGGGCATCATCACCGCCATGGTTCCCTTGCTGACGGTCGTGGTCGGCTCGCTGGTGCTGCGCGAACGGCCGGCGCTCACCGCCATCCTCGGCGCCGTGGTCTCGCTCGCGGGGCTGGGCATCCTGCTGGGCGAGGGCAATCCGCTGCGCCTGCTGGCGCTGGGCGGCAGCCGCGGCGACGCGCTGATGGGGCTGGCGGCGCTGGCGTATGCGCTCTACGGCGTGCTGTTGCGCAAGTGGCCGATGTCGGTCGGGCCGTGGCAGTCGCTGTTCGTGCAGGTGCTGTTCGGCATTGTGTTCCAGTTGCCGGCATTCCTGCTGACGCCGGCCTCGTCCCTGAATGCGCAGAACATCCCGCTGGTCCTGTATGCAGGCATTTTCCCGTCGCTGTTCGCGCCATTTCTGTGGATGCAGGGGGTGCGCTACCTGGGACCCAACCGGGCCAGCATCTTCCTCAACCTGATGCCGGTCGTCACGGTCGCCATCGCCGCCGCCTTCCTGGGCGAAACGCCGCACCTGTATCACATTGCCGGCGGCCTGATGGCGCTGGCCGGCGTCAGCCTGGCCCAGTGGCGCCCCGCGCGGCGCCGCGCCTGA